The Dromaius novaehollandiae isolate bDroNov1 chromosome 5, bDroNov1.hap1, whole genome shotgun sequence genome window below encodes:
- the JMJD7 gene encoding bifunctional peptidase and (3S)-lysyl hydroxylase JMJD7 isoform X1 — MAEGAALRAVRDCLAAFPREARELGLVESVPYLDRPPSPLEFYREWVSPNKPCIIQNAIGHWPALKKWTLTYLREVVGSKVVSVAVTPNGYADAVFQDRFVMPEERRMPFMDFLDIVEKKVTSPNVFYVQKQCSNLTEEFPELVCDVQPDIPWMSEALGKKPDAVNFWLGESAAVTSLHKDHYENLYCVISGEKHFLLHPPSDRPFIPYELYQPATYRVSEGGSFEIVDEKTVDKVPWIPLDPLNPNLEQYPGYAQAKPLQCTVKAGEMLYLPSLWFHHVQQSHGCIAGSGPYPGLIDLYGSGGGLVEYRASLLASRGFVTLALAYMAFEDLPAMPEILELGYFEEAVNFLRKQQQVKDTAIGVLGLSKGADLALSMATFLPGIKAAVSISGSGFNSFIPLRGDGFTVHPHPYDLGRMKASEESGLVDFTDILDDHRDPATWDCRIPMERSLAKFLFLSGLDDANWKSDLYCQDAVQRLQQYGRKVEFYSYSGAGHLLEPPYFPLCRASMHKVLGVFVQWGGQWREHAKAQDDAWHRIQAFFWQHLMDLNLPKSSL, encoded by the exons atggcggagggcgcggcgctgcgggccgTGAGGGACTGCCTGGCCGCCTTCCCGCGGGAAGCCCGCG AGCTGGGGTTGGTGGAGTCTGTACCGTATCTGGATAGGCCTCCATCCCCTCTGGAGTTTTATCGGGAATGGGTGAGTCCGAATAAACCTTGTATAATTCAGAATGCCATCGGTCACTGGCCAGCTCTGAAGAAGTGGACCTTAACGTACCTCAG GGAGGTAGTTGGTTCCAAGGTAGTGTCTGTGGCAGTAACACCAAATGGTTATGCAGATGCAGTGTTTCAGGACCGTTTTGTCATGCCAGAAGAGCGTCGAATGCCATTCATGGACTTTTTGGACATTGTGGAGAAGAAAGTGACTTCTCCCAACGTATTCTATGTGCAGAAGCAGTGTTCAAACCTCACCGAGGAGTTCCCTGAACTTGTATGTGATGTGCAGCCTGACATACCGTGGATGAGTGAGGCACTTG GGAAGAAGCCTGATGCTGTGAATTTCTGGCTTGGGGAAtcagctgctgtgacatctt TACATAAAGATCATTATGAGAACTTGTACTGTGTTATATCTGGAGAGAAGCATTTTCTACTGCATCCACCAAGTGACCGTCCCTTCATCCCATATG AGCTCTATCAGCCAGCAACCTACCGTGTGTCAGAAGGTGGCTCATTTGAAATTGTTGATGAGAAGACTGTAGATAAG GTGCCTTGGATCCCCTTGGACCCTTTGAACCCAAATCTGGAACAATATCCAGGATATGCTCAGGCAAAACCTTTGCAGTGTACAGTGAAAGCTGGTGAGATGTTATACCTCCCTTCTCTCTGGTTCCACCATGTTCAGCAATCACATGGCTGTATAGCAG GATCTGGTCCATACCCTGGACTTATTGATTTGTATGGATCTGGAGGAGGTCTTGTTGAATACAGAGCAAGTCTTCTGGCTAGCAGAGGCTTTGTGACACTGGCTCTGGCTTACATGGCCTTTGAAGATCTCCCTGCTATGCCAGAGATTCTTGAATTGGGTTATTTTGAGGAAGCTGTAAATTTTTTGCGGAAGCAACAGCAG GTGAAAGATACTGCGATTGGCGTTTTGGGCTTGTCTAAAGGAGCTGATCTAGCCCTTTCCATGGCCACGTTTCTACCTGGCATCAAGGCAGCTGTCAGCATTTCTGGAAGTGGTTTTAATTCATTCATTCCCCTGCGAGGTGATGGCTTCACTGTTCATCCCCACCCATATGATTTGGGAAGGATGAAGGCCAGTGAGGAGTCTGGCCTAGTAGATTTTACAGATATTCTAGATGATCACAGGGACCCAGCGACTTGGGATTGTCGCATTCCCATGGAGAGGTCCTTGGCTAAGTTCCTCTTCCTGTCAGGGCTGGATGACGCAAACTGGAAAAGTGACCTCTATTGCCAGGATGCTGTTCAGCGCCTTCAGCAGTATGGACGGAAAGTGGAGTTTTACTCTTACTCCGGAGCAGGGCACCTCTTGGAGCCCCCATACTTTCCTCTGTGCCGGGCTTCAATGCACAAAGTGCTTGGGGTATTTGTGCAGTGGGGAGGGCAATGGAGAGAGCATGCCAAAGCCCAAGATGATGCTTGGCACAGGATACAGGCCTTTTTCTGGCAACATCTGATGGATTTAAACCTTCCCAAGAGCAGTCTGTAG
- the JMJD7 gene encoding bifunctional peptidase and (3S)-lysyl hydroxylase JMJD7 isoform X2 translates to MAEGAALRAVRDCLAAFPREARELGLVESVPYLDRPPSPLEFYREWVSPNKPCIIQNAIGHWPALKKWTLTYLREVVGSKVVSVAVTPNGYADAVFQDRFVMPEERRMPFMDFLDIVEKKVTSPNVFYVQKQCSNLTEEFPELVCDVQPDIPWMSEALGKKPDAVNFWLGESAAVTSLHKDHYENLYCVISGEKHFLLHPPSDRPFIPYELYQPATYRVSEGGSFEIVDEKTVDKVPWIPLDPLNPNLEQYPGYAQAKPLQCTVKAGSGPYPGLIDLYGSGGGLVEYRASLLASRGFVTLALAYMAFEDLPAMPEILELGYFEEAVNFLRKQQQVKDTAIGVLGLSKGADLALSMATFLPGIKAAVSISGSGFNSFIPLRGDGFTVHPHPYDLGRMKASEESGLVDFTDILDDHRDPATWDCRIPMERSLAKFLFLSGLDDANWKSDLYCQDAVQRLQQYGRKVEFYSYSGAGHLLEPPYFPLCRASMHKVLGVFVQWGGQWREHAKAQDDAWHRIQAFFWQHLMDLNLPKSSL, encoded by the exons atggcggagggcgcggcgctgcgggccgTGAGGGACTGCCTGGCCGCCTTCCCGCGGGAAGCCCGCG AGCTGGGGTTGGTGGAGTCTGTACCGTATCTGGATAGGCCTCCATCCCCTCTGGAGTTTTATCGGGAATGGGTGAGTCCGAATAAACCTTGTATAATTCAGAATGCCATCGGTCACTGGCCAGCTCTGAAGAAGTGGACCTTAACGTACCTCAG GGAGGTAGTTGGTTCCAAGGTAGTGTCTGTGGCAGTAACACCAAATGGTTATGCAGATGCAGTGTTTCAGGACCGTTTTGTCATGCCAGAAGAGCGTCGAATGCCATTCATGGACTTTTTGGACATTGTGGAGAAGAAAGTGACTTCTCCCAACGTATTCTATGTGCAGAAGCAGTGTTCAAACCTCACCGAGGAGTTCCCTGAACTTGTATGTGATGTGCAGCCTGACATACCGTGGATGAGTGAGGCACTTG GGAAGAAGCCTGATGCTGTGAATTTCTGGCTTGGGGAAtcagctgctgtgacatctt TACATAAAGATCATTATGAGAACTTGTACTGTGTTATATCTGGAGAGAAGCATTTTCTACTGCATCCACCAAGTGACCGTCCCTTCATCCCATATG AGCTCTATCAGCCAGCAACCTACCGTGTGTCAGAAGGTGGCTCATTTGAAATTGTTGATGAGAAGACTGTAGATAAG GTGCCTTGGATCCCCTTGGACCCTTTGAACCCAAATCTGGAACAATATCCAGGATATGCTCAGGCAAAACCTTTGCAGTGTACAGTGAAAGCTG GATCTGGTCCATACCCTGGACTTATTGATTTGTATGGATCTGGAGGAGGTCTTGTTGAATACAGAGCAAGTCTTCTGGCTAGCAGAGGCTTTGTGACACTGGCTCTGGCTTACATGGCCTTTGAAGATCTCCCTGCTATGCCAGAGATTCTTGAATTGGGTTATTTTGAGGAAGCTGTAAATTTTTTGCGGAAGCAACAGCAG GTGAAAGATACTGCGATTGGCGTTTTGGGCTTGTCTAAAGGAGCTGATCTAGCCCTTTCCATGGCCACGTTTCTACCTGGCATCAAGGCAGCTGTCAGCATTTCTGGAAGTGGTTTTAATTCATTCATTCCCCTGCGAGGTGATGGCTTCACTGTTCATCCCCACCCATATGATTTGGGAAGGATGAAGGCCAGTGAGGAGTCTGGCCTAGTAGATTTTACAGATATTCTAGATGATCACAGGGACCCAGCGACTTGGGATTGTCGCATTCCCATGGAGAGGTCCTTGGCTAAGTTCCTCTTCCTGTCAGGGCTGGATGACGCAAACTGGAAAAGTGACCTCTATTGCCAGGATGCTGTTCAGCGCCTTCAGCAGTATGGACGGAAAGTGGAGTTTTACTCTTACTCCGGAGCAGGGCACCTCTTGGAGCCCCCATACTTTCCTCTGTGCCGGGCTTCAATGCACAAAGTGCTTGGGGTATTTGTGCAGTGGGGAGGGCAATGGAGAGAGCATGCCAAAGCCCAAGATGATGCTTGGCACAGGATACAGGCCTTTTTCTGGCAACATCTGATGGATTTAAACCTTCCCAAGAGCAGTCTGTAG
- the JMJD7 gene encoding bifunctional peptidase and (3S)-lysyl hydroxylase JMJD7 isoform X3, translating into MPEERRMPFMDFLDIVEKKVTSPNVFYVQKQCSNLTEEFPELVCDVQPDIPWMSEALGKKPDAVNFWLGESAAVTSLHKDHYENLYCVISGEKHFLLHPPSDRPFIPYELYQPATYRVSEGGSFEIVDEKTVDKVPWIPLDPLNPNLEQYPGYAQAKPLQCTVKAGEMLYLPSLWFHHVQQSHGCIAGSGPYPGLIDLYGSGGGLVEYRASLLASRGFVTLALAYMAFEDLPAMPEILELGYFEEAVNFLRKQQQVKDTAIGVLGLSKGADLALSMATFLPGIKAAVSISGSGFNSFIPLRGDGFTVHPHPYDLGRMKASEESGLVDFTDILDDHRDPATWDCRIPMERSLAKFLFLSGLDDANWKSDLYCQDAVQRLQQYGRKVEFYSYSGAGHLLEPPYFPLCRASMHKVLGVFVQWGGQWREHAKAQDDAWHRIQAFFWQHLMDLNLPKSSL; encoded by the exons ATGCCAGAAGAGCGTCGAATGCCATTCATGGACTTTTTGGACATTGTGGAGAAGAAAGTGACTTCTCCCAACGTATTCTATGTGCAGAAGCAGTGTTCAAACCTCACCGAGGAGTTCCCTGAACTTGTATGTGATGTGCAGCCTGACATACCGTGGATGAGTGAGGCACTTG GGAAGAAGCCTGATGCTGTGAATTTCTGGCTTGGGGAAtcagctgctgtgacatctt TACATAAAGATCATTATGAGAACTTGTACTGTGTTATATCTGGAGAGAAGCATTTTCTACTGCATCCACCAAGTGACCGTCCCTTCATCCCATATG AGCTCTATCAGCCAGCAACCTACCGTGTGTCAGAAGGTGGCTCATTTGAAATTGTTGATGAGAAGACTGTAGATAAG GTGCCTTGGATCCCCTTGGACCCTTTGAACCCAAATCTGGAACAATATCCAGGATATGCTCAGGCAAAACCTTTGCAGTGTACAGTGAAAGCTGGTGAGATGTTATACCTCCCTTCTCTCTGGTTCCACCATGTTCAGCAATCACATGGCTGTATAGCAG GATCTGGTCCATACCCTGGACTTATTGATTTGTATGGATCTGGAGGAGGTCTTGTTGAATACAGAGCAAGTCTTCTGGCTAGCAGAGGCTTTGTGACACTGGCTCTGGCTTACATGGCCTTTGAAGATCTCCCTGCTATGCCAGAGATTCTTGAATTGGGTTATTTTGAGGAAGCTGTAAATTTTTTGCGGAAGCAACAGCAG GTGAAAGATACTGCGATTGGCGTTTTGGGCTTGTCTAAAGGAGCTGATCTAGCCCTTTCCATGGCCACGTTTCTACCTGGCATCAAGGCAGCTGTCAGCATTTCTGGAAGTGGTTTTAATTCATTCATTCCCCTGCGAGGTGATGGCTTCACTGTTCATCCCCACCCATATGATTTGGGAAGGATGAAGGCCAGTGAGGAGTCTGGCCTAGTAGATTTTACAGATATTCTAGATGATCACAGGGACCCAGCGACTTGGGATTGTCGCATTCCCATGGAGAGGTCCTTGGCTAAGTTCCTCTTCCTGTCAGGGCTGGATGACGCAAACTGGAAAAGTGACCTCTATTGCCAGGATGCTGTTCAGCGCCTTCAGCAGTATGGACGGAAAGTGGAGTTTTACTCTTACTCCGGAGCAGGGCACCTCTTGGAGCCCCCATACTTTCCTCTGTGCCGGGCTTCAATGCACAAAGTGCTTGGGGTATTTGTGCAGTGGGGAGGGCAATGGAGAGAGCATGCCAAAGCCCAAGATGATGCTTGGCACAGGATACAGGCCTTTTTCTGGCAACATCTGATGGATTTAAACCTTCCCAAGAGCAGTCTGTAG
- the JMJD7 gene encoding bifunctional peptidase and (3S)-lysyl hydroxylase JMJD7 isoform X4 produces the protein MAEGAALRAVRDCLAAFPREARELGLVESVPYLDRPPSPLEFYREWVSPNKPCIIQNAIGHWPALKKWTLTYLREVVGSKVVSVAVTPNGYADAVFQDRFVMPEERRMPFMDFLDIVEKKVTSPNVFYVQKQCSNLTEEFPELVCDVQPDIPWMSEALGKKPDAVNFWLGESAAVTSLHKDHYENLYCVISGEKHFLLHPPSDRPFIPYELYQPATYRVSEGGSFEIVDEKTVDKVPWIPLDPLNPNLEQYPGYAQAKPLQCTVKAGEMLYLPSLWFHHVQQSHGCIAVNYWYDMEYDLKYSYYQLLDCLTNAVKVL, from the exons atggcggagggcgcggcgctgcgggccgTGAGGGACTGCCTGGCCGCCTTCCCGCGGGAAGCCCGCG AGCTGGGGTTGGTGGAGTCTGTACCGTATCTGGATAGGCCTCCATCCCCTCTGGAGTTTTATCGGGAATGGGTGAGTCCGAATAAACCTTGTATAATTCAGAATGCCATCGGTCACTGGCCAGCTCTGAAGAAGTGGACCTTAACGTACCTCAG GGAGGTAGTTGGTTCCAAGGTAGTGTCTGTGGCAGTAACACCAAATGGTTATGCAGATGCAGTGTTTCAGGACCGTTTTGTCATGCCAGAAGAGCGTCGAATGCCATTCATGGACTTTTTGGACATTGTGGAGAAGAAAGTGACTTCTCCCAACGTATTCTATGTGCAGAAGCAGTGTTCAAACCTCACCGAGGAGTTCCCTGAACTTGTATGTGATGTGCAGCCTGACATACCGTGGATGAGTGAGGCACTTG GGAAGAAGCCTGATGCTGTGAATTTCTGGCTTGGGGAAtcagctgctgtgacatctt TACATAAAGATCATTATGAGAACTTGTACTGTGTTATATCTGGAGAGAAGCATTTTCTACTGCATCCACCAAGTGACCGTCCCTTCATCCCATATG AGCTCTATCAGCCAGCAACCTACCGTGTGTCAGAAGGTGGCTCATTTGAAATTGTTGATGAGAAGACTGTAGATAAG GTGCCTTGGATCCCCTTGGACCCTTTGAACCCAAATCTGGAACAATATCCAGGATATGCTCAGGCAAAACCTTTGCAGTGTACAGTGAAAGCTGGTGAGATGTTATACCTCCCTTCTCTCTGGTTCCACCATGTTCAGCAATCACATGGCTGTATAGCAG TGAATTATTGGTATGACATGGAATATGACCTAAAGTACAGCTATTATCAACTACTAGACTGTCTCACAAATGCCGTGAAAGTGTTATAG